In one Mycobacterium heckeshornense genomic region, the following are encoded:
- a CDS encoding phosphotransferase — protein sequence MLGAPVAGFGVERIGTGQMSACYRIELTYSGDSPVGPQSLVLKVAATDPVSRQTGLTLGLYEREVRFYREIAPRLHGPLAPCYHAAFDASTGTFDLLLGDVSPAVVGDEIRGATPSQAIVAVTELGRLQGQLLGDIGLADAAWLNRDAPINQALMTQLYTGFLDRYGDRISPEHRDVAERLVNGFDSYLAGNSGERRIDGLLHGDYRLDNLLFGTAGADRPLTVVDWQTVTWGPALTDLAYFVGCALPVADRRAQYDDLLRAYHGALGPDAPLTLADVYEGVRGQSFFGVMMAIVSAMLVERTERGDALFMTMLQRHCQHVLDTDALVTLSAPTPTPLIPAHIDEFVHTATDEPLWSESWYGDFVDAAQGFGGWVRIGLIPNQRTAWLHALFCGPDSPTVAVVDFDIPFPADPWRVRTGAADLSHAAIDPLRTYRVALQARGQSYTDPAALLRGEPGRPAEMVANLTWTTDGTPYHYRLTTRYEIPCTVSGSVTVDGTEYLLDAVPGQRDHSWGVRDWWAMDWLWSALHLDDGTHLHGVDIRIPGAPKLCVGYIQQKEGDVVELHTVTSRESFNSNGLPVAATVTIEPGDIAATAAVRGHAPLLLVAADGRVSRFVRAWVTVTTADGRHGAGWLEWNRTLWQPTQT from the coding sequence ATGCTCGGGGCACCGGTCGCCGGGTTCGGCGTCGAGCGGATCGGCACCGGTCAGATGAGCGCGTGCTACCGCATCGAACTGACCTACAGCGGCGACAGCCCGGTTGGGCCGCAATCGCTGGTCTTGAAGGTCGCCGCCACCGATCCGGTGAGCCGCCAGACCGGCCTGACACTGGGACTCTACGAGCGCGAAGTGCGCTTCTACCGCGAAATCGCGCCGCGACTGCACGGGCCGCTCGCGCCGTGCTATCACGCCGCGTTCGATGCGTCGACCGGCACGTTCGATCTATTGCTCGGCGACGTCAGCCCCGCTGTCGTCGGCGACGAAATCCGGGGCGCCACACCGTCACAAGCCATCGTCGCGGTCACCGAGTTGGGCCGCCTGCAGGGTCAGCTCCTCGGTGATATCGGCTTGGCCGACGCGGCGTGGCTCAACCGTGATGCCCCCATCAACCAGGCGTTGATGACCCAGCTTTACACCGGCTTCCTCGACCGTTACGGCGACCGGATTTCACCGGAGCACCGTGACGTGGCCGAGCGGCTGGTCAATGGGTTCGATTCCTACCTCGCCGGCAACTCGGGTGAGCGCCGCATTGACGGGCTGCTGCACGGCGACTACCGGCTGGACAACTTGTTGTTCGGCACTGCCGGGGCCGATCGGCCGTTGACGGTGGTGGATTGGCAGACCGTCACCTGGGGTCCGGCATTGACCGACCTCGCGTATTTCGTTGGTTGCGCACTGCCGGTGGCGGATCGGCGGGCGCAGTATGACGATCTGCTGCGCGCCTACCACGGCGCACTCGGGCCCGATGCGCCGCTCACGTTGGCCGACGTGTACGAGGGCGTGCGTGGTCAGAGCTTTTTCGGCGTGATGATGGCGATCGTCTCAGCGATGTTGGTCGAACGCACCGAGCGCGGTGACGCGCTGTTCATGACCATGCTGCAACGGCATTGCCAGCACGTGCTTGACACCGACGCGCTGGTCACGTTGTCGGCGCCGACGCCTACACCGCTAATCCCAGCTCACATAGACGAATTCGTGCACACCGCCACTGACGAACCATTGTGGAGCGAAAGCTGGTATGGCGATTTCGTCGATGCCGCACAGGGATTCGGCGGCTGGGTGCGCATTGGCTTGATACCCAACCAGCGTACCGCTTGGCTGCACGCATTGTTCTGCGGTCCCGACAGCCCGACTGTCGCCGTGGTCGACTTCGACATCCCGTTTCCGGCCGACCCGTGGCGGGTGCGAACCGGCGCCGCCGATCTCAGCCACGCTGCCATCGACCCGTTGCGAACGTATCGGGTCGCGCTGCAGGCACGAGGCCAGTCCTATACCGACCCGGCCGCCCTGCTGCGTGGCGAACCCGGTCGCCCTGCGGAGATGGTGGCCAACCTGACATGGACGACTGACGGCACGCCCTACCATTATCGGTTGACCACACGTTACGAGATTCCGTGCACGGTGTCGGGAAGCGTGACCGTCGACGGCACCGAATACCTTCTCGATGCGGTGCCCGGTCAGCGTGACCACTCGTGGGGCGTGCGCGACTGGTGGGCCATGGACTGGCTGTGGAGCGCGCTGCATCTTGACGACGGCACGCATCTGCATGGCGTGGACATCCGGATCCCCGGCGCGCCGAAGCTCTGCGTCGGCTACATCCAGCAAAAAGAAGGCGACGTCGTCGAGCTTCACACGGTGACGAGCCGAGAATCGTTTAATTCCAACGGCTTACCCGTAGCCGCAACCGTGACCATCGAGCCCGGTGATATCGCTGCAACCGCAGCTGTGCGCGGACACGCTCCGTTGTTGTTGGTGGCCGCCGATGGGCGAGTAAGCCGGTTTGTCCGCGCCTGGGTCACGGTAACCACAGCCGATGGCCGTCACGGCGCTGGTTGGCTGGAATGGAACCGCACCCTATGGCAGCCAACGCAGACCTGA
- a CDS encoding DUF2784 domain-containing protein — translation MYQIAVVVTAITHFAFICYVVLGGFIALRWRRTLWLHIAAVLWGAASVVGHVGCPLTGLERWARQHAGMAPLPPTGFIDHYITGVLYPVSWANAVQAAVFAVIVASWALCAWHGRHVPARARRKAPDHAQ, via the coding sequence ATGTACCAGATCGCGGTGGTGGTGACGGCGATCACGCACTTCGCCTTCATCTGCTACGTCGTTCTCGGGGGCTTCATCGCACTGCGCTGGCGGCGCACGCTCTGGCTGCACATCGCCGCGGTACTTTGGGGTGCGGCCAGCGTAGTGGGCCATGTGGGTTGTCCTTTGACCGGGCTGGAACGCTGGGCGCGCCAGCACGCCGGAATGGCGCCGCTGCCGCCGACCGGGTTCATCGACCACTACATCACCGGGGTGCTCTATCCGGTGAGTTGGGCGAATGCCGTGCAGGCAGCGGTGTTCGCCGTGATCGTCGCGTCGTGGGCGTTATGTGCGTGGCATGGCCGCCATGTCCCGGCGCGCGCCCGTCGGAAAGCGCCCGATCACGCGCAGTGA
- a CDS encoding class I SAM-dependent methyltransferase, producing MPADEGRALHDAALCYLDLGIGLEIGTYCGKSTLLLGAAAVARHSVLYTIDHHHGSEEHQPGWDYHDPALVDEVSGRFDTLPTFRRTLDEAGLDDNVVAVVGKSAVVARGWRTPLQLLFIDGGHSEAAAHQDFDNWAPWVSVGGALIIHDVFPDPRDGGQAPYQIYCRARQSGMFREVSVAGSLRVLERTTGPSGAALSDPSSC from the coding sequence ATGCCGGCCGACGAGGGCCGCGCCCTGCACGACGCCGCGCTGTGCTACCTCGATCTTGGGATCGGCCTGGAGATCGGCACTTACTGCGGCAAGTCCACGCTGCTGCTGGGGGCGGCGGCGGTTGCCCGCCACAGCGTGCTCTACACGATCGACCACCATCACGGCTCTGAGGAGCATCAGCCGGGCTGGGACTATCACGACCCTGCTCTGGTCGATGAGGTCAGCGGGCGCTTCGATACCTTGCCCACGTTTCGCCGCACGCTCGACGAGGCTGGTTTAGACGACAACGTGGTCGCGGTGGTGGGCAAGTCGGCGGTGGTGGCCCGCGGCTGGCGCACCCCACTTCAGCTGTTGTTCATCGACGGCGGCCACAGCGAAGCTGCCGCGCACCAGGACTTCGACAACTGGGCGCCGTGGGTGAGCGTTGGCGGCGCACTGATCATCCACGACGTCTTTCCCGATCCGCGCGACGGCGGGCAGGCTCCGTACCAGATCTATTGCCGCGCCCGGCAGAGCGGGATGTTCCGCGAGGTCTCGGTCGCCGGATCGCTGCGGGTGCTCGAACGCACTACTGGCCCATCCGGCGCGGCGCTCAGCGATCCGTCGAGCTGCTGA
- a CDS encoding gluconokinase — MGVSGSGKSTVGAALARRLGVPFADADALHPRANITKMAAGEPLNDKDRFPWLEAAGMWLAAHRDGAVMSCSALTRKYRDQLRSHCPDIEFLHLSGSPELIGHRQAGRAGHFMPAALLKSQFDTLEPLGPDERGVAVDVDQSVDAIIETFLAAAAPSRTGDTGTPCG; from the coding sequence ATGGGTGTGTCCGGCTCAGGCAAGTCCACAGTGGGCGCCGCGCTGGCCCGGCGGCTAGGGGTCCCGTTCGCGGATGCCGATGCATTGCACCCGCGCGCGAACATCACCAAAATGGCCGCGGGCGAACCGTTGAACGACAAAGACCGGTTCCCGTGGCTGGAGGCAGCCGGGATGTGGCTTGCCGCTCACCGCGACGGCGCCGTGATGAGCTGTTCGGCGCTGACGCGCAAGTACCGCGACCAGTTGCGGTCACATTGCCCCGACATCGAATTTCTGCACCTGAGCGGCTCCCCGGAGCTTATCGGTCATCGGCAGGCCGGCAGGGCAGGCCATTTCATGCCGGCCGCGCTGCTGAAGTCGCAGTTCGACACGTTAGAGCCCCTCGGCCCAGACGAGCGCGGGGTCGCCGTCGATGTCGACCAAAGCGTCGACGCGATCATCGAGACTTTTCTGGCCGCTGCCGCGCCTTCGCGCACCGGCGACACCGGGACGCCATGCGGCTAG
- a CDS encoding prenyltransferase, translated as MNWHDVPGVPGVLTPQQCRQTAESIAAVQEPSGAIPWSQGGHTDPWDHVECAMALTAAGLIEPARRAYEWSRHHQRADGSWPIQLRAGVIEDANSDSNFCAYIAVGVWHHVLITGDHGFAAAMWPTVRAAIDFVLELQLAGGEICWARGESGPVKEALLTGSASVFHSIRCALALANHLEQPQPEWEVALGRLGHAVVAHPSAFTEKPRHSMDWYYPILGGALRGPAAEARLAERWADFVVDGLGVRCVDDRPWVTGAETCELALALDAIGDRRQALQQFAAMQHLRETDGSYWTGLVFSDGKRWPVERTTWTGAAVILAADALSLTTPGSGIFRGTDLPRGLEGDYDCECLSSSTDR; from the coding sequence TTGAACTGGCATGACGTGCCGGGCGTGCCAGGCGTCCTAACCCCACAACAGTGTCGGCAGACCGCGGAATCGATTGCTGCGGTGCAGGAGCCATCGGGCGCCATCCCGTGGTCGCAGGGCGGACACACCGATCCATGGGACCACGTCGAATGCGCGATGGCGCTCACCGCCGCAGGTCTCATCGAGCCGGCGCGTCGAGCGTATGAGTGGTCCCGTCACCACCAGCGCGCCGACGGGTCATGGCCGATCCAGCTGCGGGCCGGTGTCATCGAGGATGCCAACAGCGACAGCAACTTCTGCGCCTACATCGCCGTGGGTGTCTGGCATCATGTGTTGATCACCGGCGATCATGGCTTCGCGGCTGCGATGTGGCCGACAGTGCGCGCAGCGATCGACTTTGTGCTGGAGCTGCAGCTTGCAGGCGGCGAAATCTGCTGGGCCCGTGGCGAATCAGGACCGGTAAAAGAGGCGTTGTTGACCGGTTCCGCCAGCGTGTTCCATAGCATCCGCTGTGCGCTGGCCTTGGCGAACCACCTTGAGCAACCGCAGCCCGAATGGGAGGTCGCACTGGGCCGGCTCGGCCATGCCGTCGTCGCGCACCCCTCGGCGTTCACCGAAAAGCCGCGTCATTCAATGGACTGGTACTACCCGATTCTCGGCGGCGCGCTGCGCGGCCCGGCCGCCGAAGCCCGGCTAGCCGAACGGTGGGCCGATTTCGTTGTCGACGGCCTGGGTGTCCGTTGTGTCGACGATCGGCCGTGGGTCACCGGTGCGGAAACGTGTGAGTTGGCGCTGGCTTTGGACGCTATCGGCGACCGCCGACAGGCGCTGCAGCAGTTCGCCGCCATGCAGCACCTGCGCGAAACCGACGGCTCCTACTGGACGGGCCTGGTGTTCAGTGACGGGAAGCGCTGGCCGGTCGAGCGAACGACGTGGACCGGTGCGGCGGTGATACTGGCGGCCGACGCGTTGTCGTTGACCACCCCCGGAAGCGGGATCTTCCGCGGCACCGACCTGCCTCGCGGTCTCGAGGGCGACTACGACTGCGAGTGCCTCAGCAGCTCGACGGATCGCTGA
- a CDS encoding carboxylesterase/lipase family protein: MHEHTVRVTIATGTVEGFTRDGVNRWRSIPYARPPVGPLRFRAPQPPEPWPGVRHCHGFTNCAPQQRRYTIIGVGKYQPMSEDCLTLNVVTPESVGEKALPVLVFIHGGGYILGSSATPLYDGAGLARRGCVYVSVNYRLGALGCLDLSSLSTPEITIDANLFLRDLVMALQWIRDNIAAFGGDPGNVTIFGESAGAHAVATLLAVPAAKGLFHQAISESPASGMVRSREVATEFATRFATQLGVRRQDAAHALMQASPAELVAAQKRLIDQGMEQRLGAFPIGPAFGDDYLPLDPVEAMRRGEAHRVPLIVGTNADEGRLFTRFLPLLPTTEPMVEALLADTDPAARERITAAYPGYPDRSACVRLGGDFAFGSAAWQIAEAHGKYAPAYLYRYDFAPRPLHWAGLGATHATELLAVFGVYRSRFGALLTAGVDRRAARRVTKEVQGRWLAFSRTGIPGDGWPAYTDADRAVMVFDRTSHLEFDPHPERRLAWEGFSLAQ; this comes from the coding sequence GCCACCGGCACCGTGGAAGGCTTCACCCGCGACGGTGTGAACCGGTGGCGCTCCATCCCGTATGCCCGGCCACCGGTCGGGCCGCTGCGGTTTCGGGCCCCGCAGCCACCCGAGCCGTGGCCGGGTGTGCGGCATTGCCACGGATTCACCAACTGCGCACCGCAGCAACGACGTTACACGATCATTGGTGTGGGCAAATACCAGCCGATGAGTGAGGATTGTCTGACGCTGAACGTCGTGACCCCGGAATCTGTTGGTGAGAAGGCGTTGCCGGTCCTGGTCTTCATCCACGGCGGCGGCTACATCCTGGGCAGCTCGGCCACCCCGCTGTATGACGGAGCGGGGCTGGCCCGCCGCGGATGCGTCTACGTGTCGGTGAACTACCGGCTCGGCGCGCTGGGCTGCCTGGACCTGTCGTCACTGTCGACGCCGGAAATCACCATCGATGCCAATCTATTCCTGCGCGACTTGGTGATGGCGCTGCAATGGATCCGCGACAACATCGCGGCGTTCGGCGGCGACCCGGGTAACGTCACCATTTTCGGAGAAAGCGCCGGCGCGCACGCTGTCGCCACGCTGCTCGCCGTGCCCGCCGCCAAAGGTCTTTTCCACCAGGCTATTTCAGAAAGCCCAGCAAGCGGGATGGTGCGTTCTCGTGAGGTGGCAACCGAGTTCGCGACCCGATTCGCTACCCAACTGGGTGTGCGCCGGCAAGATGCCGCCCACGCGTTGATGCAGGCATCGCCCGCCGAACTGGTGGCGGCACAAAAGCGCCTGATCGACCAGGGTATGGAACAGCGGCTTGGTGCGTTCCCGATTGGTCCTGCTTTCGGCGATGATTATCTGCCGCTGGACCCGGTGGAGGCGATGCGCCGCGGCGAAGCACACCGTGTGCCGCTCATCGTGGGCACCAACGCAGACGAGGGCCGCTTGTTCACTCGCTTTCTCCCACTGCTGCCGACCACGGAGCCGATGGTCGAGGCGCTGCTGGCCGATACGGATCCGGCTGCCCGGGAACGCATTACCGCCGCCTATCCGGGCTATCCCGATCGATCTGCCTGCGTGCGCCTCGGCGGCGACTTCGCCTTCGGCTCGGCCGCCTGGCAGATCGCCGAGGCCCACGGCAAGTACGCACCGGCCTACCTGTACAGATACGACTTTGCGCCCCGCCCACTGCACTGGGCTGGTCTGGGAGCCACCCACGCCACCGAGCTGCTCGCGGTCTTTGGTGTTTACCGCAGCAGGTTCGGCGCGTTGCTGACCGCCGGTGTCGATCGCCGGGCCGCGCGGCGGGTCACCAAAGAGGTACAAGGCCGTTGGCTGGCGTTCAGCCGCACCGGGATACCCGGTGACGGCTGGCCCGCCTACACCGATGCCGATCGTGCGGTAATGGTCTTCGACCGCACGTCGCATCTCGAATTCGATCCACACCCCGAGCGCCGCCTGGCGTGGGAAGGGTTTTCCCTTGCACAATGA
- a CDS encoding DoxX family protein, with product MLIRRIARPLLSAVFIGQGVETLRNPSAAVDAARPAAAGLRKLPEPIGTKVPSDDETFARINAAVQVGGGVLLATGKLPRIASALLAGTVIPGSLGAHMFWTEPDPQRKAEKRRNFLTDLSLLGGLLIASADTAGKPSLGWRGRRAAGRISEAVTAALPISGSNGTLLDTEGLGEKIGHGLQVGAERGRELASAAAEKSAPLVEAARKRGAELVQTARERGTEFAETARERGTEFAETARERGEELADTASKRVRARRKR from the coding sequence ATGCTGATCCGCAGAATTGCCCGGCCGCTGCTGTCAGCGGTGTTCATCGGCCAAGGTGTAGAGACGTTGCGAAACCCGAGCGCGGCCGTCGACGCCGCGCGCCCCGCCGCGGCGGGTCTGCGTAAACTGCCCGAGCCGATCGGTACCAAGGTGCCCTCCGACGACGAGACGTTCGCACGCATCAACGCGGCCGTCCAGGTCGGCGGCGGCGTTCTGCTCGCGACCGGCAAGCTCCCCCGCATCGCGTCCGCTCTGCTGGCAGGCACGGTAATCCCGGGGAGCCTTGGCGCGCATATGTTTTGGACTGAGCCAGATCCGCAGCGCAAAGCCGAGAAGCGGCGGAACTTCCTGACCGACCTGAGCCTGCTGGGCGGATTGCTCATCGCGTCGGCCGACACGGCCGGAAAACCCTCCTTGGGATGGCGCGGTCGGCGGGCGGCAGGCCGCATTTCCGAGGCGGTGACCGCGGCGCTGCCGATCAGCGGGTCCAACGGAACCTTGCTGGACACTGAGGGTTTAGGCGAGAAAATCGGACACGGTCTGCAGGTTGGGGCCGAACGAGGCCGGGAACTGGCCAGCGCGGCGGCAGAGAAGAGCGCCCCCCTGGTGGAGGCCGCCCGCAAGCGTGGCGCCGAACTTGTCCAAACCGCCCGGGAGCGCGGCACCGAGTTCGCCGAAACCGCCCGGGAGCGCGGCACCGAGTTCGCCGAAACCGCCCGGGAGCGCGGCGAGGAATTGGCGGACACGGCCAGTAAGCGGGTCAGGGCTCGCCGGAAGCGCTAA
- a CDS encoding DUF6328 family protein has protein sequence MDVDHPERDQQWDFAARKETETERLDRNWASLLQELRVVQTGVQLLTGFLLTLPFQEPFRALSLTMRSVYLATVVCSVASTVLLVAPVAMHRLLFRRHRLKSLVSTAHRFAYTGLLLLGFALTGVTMVIFDAVAGGAAAVIVCICALVALAGLWVVFPLWMRSGSDELPVH, from the coding sequence ATGGACGTTGACCATCCTGAACGCGACCAACAGTGGGATTTCGCCGCGCGCAAGGAGACCGAAACTGAACGGCTGGATCGCAATTGGGCCAGCCTGTTGCAAGAGCTGCGCGTTGTGCAAACCGGTGTGCAGTTACTGACCGGCTTCCTGTTGACGTTGCCGTTCCAGGAGCCGTTTAGAGCGTTGAGCCTGACGATGCGTTCGGTGTACCTCGCGACAGTCGTCTGCTCGGTCGCCTCAACGGTGCTGCTGGTCGCCCCGGTCGCGATGCACCGATTGCTGTTTCGCCGGCATAGGCTGAAATCGCTGGTGTCGACCGCACACCGCTTCGCTTACACCGGGTTGTTGCTCTTAGGCTTCGCGCTCACCGGCGTAACCATGGTGATCTTCGACGCCGTCGCCGGTGGTGCTGCTGCGGTCATCGTCTGCATTTGCGCGCTGGTCGCCCTAGCGGGTTTGTGGGTGGTGTTTCCGCTGTGGATGCGCTCGGGAAGTGATGAGCTGCCAGTCCACTGA
- a CDS encoding TetR/AcrR family transcriptional regulator — protein MSDPVARESTRRRLTAKQADTVERLGRAAIEVLSREGFSGLTIRRVAAEAGVGSATAYTYFSSKEHLVAEVFWRRLASTSPPRSDSPDPVVRVVAVLRHIALLVADEPELAGAVTNALLGNDPEVKQLRLRIGREIHQRLVTALDPDCDPDVVETLELMYAGALVRAGMGYASYTQIADRLEKSARLLLE, from the coding sequence GTGTCCGACCCGGTGGCTCGGGAGTCGACTAGGCGCCGGCTGACCGCCAAGCAAGCCGACACTGTCGAGCGGCTGGGCCGGGCGGCAATCGAGGTGCTCAGCCGAGAAGGCTTCTCCGGCTTGACCATTCGTCGCGTGGCCGCCGAGGCCGGGGTGGGCTCGGCCACCGCGTACACCTACTTTTCGTCCAAGGAGCATCTCGTTGCCGAGGTTTTCTGGCGGCGGCTGGCGTCGACCTCGCCGCCCCGCAGCGATTCCCCGGATCCAGTTGTGCGCGTTGTCGCTGTGCTGCGGCATATCGCGCTGCTTGTCGCCGACGAACCCGAGCTGGCCGGCGCGGTGACCAACGCCTTGCTGGGCAACGATCCCGAAGTCAAGCAGCTGCGGCTGCGCATCGGTCGGGAGATCCACCAGCGGCTGGTCACCGCGCTGGATCCCGACTGTGATCCCGACGTGGTGGAAACACTGGAGCTGATGTACGCGGGCGCGCTGGTGCGCGCCGGGATGGGATACGCCTCCTACACGCAGATCGCCGATCGGCTGGAGAAGTCGGCCCGACTGCTTTTGGAATAA
- a CDS encoding class I SAM-dependent methyltransferase — translation MLTVDFDRLGIGPGCAVIDVGCGAGRHSFEAYRRGASVIAFDQDAAELDNVSKVLRAMAETGEAPPFAAAETVVGDALALPYSDGTFDCVIASEILEHVPADEVVIKELTRVLKVGGTMAVTVPRWLPERVCWLLSDEYHSNEGGHVRIYRASKLRAKIVGAGMQFVHAHYAHGLHTPFWWLKCLVGLSRPDHPAVAAYHRMLVWDITRQPRITRLAESLLNPLLGKSVALYFKKPVHPVELA, via the coding sequence GTGTTGACGGTGGATTTCGACCGGCTGGGCATCGGTCCGGGATGCGCGGTCATCGACGTCGGTTGCGGCGCCGGTCGGCATAGTTTTGAGGCGTATCGGCGCGGGGCCAGCGTGATCGCGTTCGACCAGGATGCGGCCGAACTCGACAACGTCAGCAAGGTATTGCGCGCCATGGCCGAAACCGGCGAGGCACCGCCGTTCGCCGCGGCCGAGACCGTCGTCGGTGACGCGTTGGCACTGCCCTATTCGGACGGCACTTTCGACTGCGTCATCGCATCGGAAATTCTCGAACATGTCCCGGCGGACGAGGTGGTCATCAAGGAATTGACACGCGTGCTCAAGGTCGGCGGCACGATGGCGGTCACTGTGCCGCGGTGGTTGCCCGAAAGGGTGTGTTGGCTGCTGTCCGACGAGTACCACTCCAACGAGGGCGGCCACGTACGGATCTATCGAGCCAGCAAGCTACGCGCCAAAATCGTCGGCGCCGGAATGCAATTCGTGCACGCACACTACGCCCACGGGTTGCACACACCGTTTTGGTGGTTGAAATGCCTGGTCGGACTGTCTCGGCCGGATCACCCGGCGGTGGCTGCCTATCACAGGATGCTGGTGTGGGACATCACCCGGCAACCCCGGATCACCCGGCTGGCCGAATCGCTGCTCAACCCACTGCTGGGCAAGAGCGTCGCGCTGTACTTCAAAAAACCGGTGCACCCCGTTGAACTGGCATGA